In Nitrosophilus labii, the following proteins share a genomic window:
- the thiC gene encoding phosphomethylpyrimidine synthase ThiC has product MRREWVEKRKNDNVRTQMYYARQGIVTEEMRYVAEVEGLEPETVRREVARGRMIIPANVNHIHQKPMAIGIAAKCKINANIGSSALASDIEGEVEKVKVCQKYGADTIMDLSTGGDLDAIREEVIKEAQVPIGTVPIYQILHDCNNKIEDLTIDKMLEVIERQAKQGVSYFTIHAGFLLKFMPLVAKRKMGIVSRGGSLMAAWMMHYHRENPFYEAYDDILEICRKYDVSLSLGDSLRPGCLYDASDDAQLNELKVLGELTLRAWEKDVQVMIEGPGHVPMNQIERNIKIERDYCHEAPFYVLGPLVTDIAAGYDHISSAIGAAMAGWYGASMLCYVTPKEHLGLPNAKDVREGIIAYKIAAHAADIARGRKGAQDIDDAMSDARYNFDWKKQFELALDPDRAKEYHDETLPQDVFKEAEFCSMCGPKFCSYKITQNIMEEHGA; this is encoded by the coding sequence ATGAGAAGAGAATGGGTTGAAAAGAGAAAAAACGATAATGTTAGAACTCAGATGTATTATGCAAGGCAAGGTATTGTTACTGAAGAGATGAGATATGTTGCCGAAGTTGAAGGATTAGAGCCTGAGACTGTTAGAAGAGAAGTTGCAAGAGGAAGGATGATTATCCCCGCAAATGTAAATCATATTCATCAAAAGCCTATGGCTATTGGAATAGCGGCAAAATGTAAAATCAATGCCAATATCGGTTCTTCTGCGCTTGCAAGTGATATAGAAGGGGAAGTAGAAAAGGTTAAAGTTTGTCAAAAATATGGTGCCGATACAATAATGGATCTTTCAACTGGCGGTGATTTGGATGCTATAAGAGAAGAGGTTATAAAAGAGGCTCAAGTTCCTATAGGAACGGTACCTATTTATCAAATACTTCATGATTGCAACAATAAAATCGAAGATTTAACCATAGATAAAATGCTCGAAGTTATAGAGCGTCAGGCAAAGCAGGGAGTGAGTTACTTTACTATACATGCTGGATTTTTGCTAAAGTTTATGCCGTTAGTGGCAAAAAGAAAGATGGGTATCGTTAGCCGCGGTGGAAGTTTGATGGCTGCTTGGATGATGCATTATCACAGAGAAAATCCTTTTTACGAAGCGTATGATGATATTTTGGAAATCTGTAGAAAGTATGATGTCTCCTTATCGTTAGGTGATAGTCTAAGACCGGGATGTCTCTATGATGCAAGTGATGATGCGCAGTTAAACGAGCTAAAAGTATTGGGTGAGTTGACACTAAGAGCGTGGGAGAAAGATGTTCAGGTTATGATAGAAGGTCCGGGACACGTTCCTATGAACCAGATAGAGAGGAACATAAAAATAGAAAGAGACTATTGTCATGAAGCTCCTTTTTATGTTCTAGGGCCTTTAGTAACCGATATAGCGGCCGGGTATGATCACATCTCTAGTGCTATAGGCGCTGCGATGGCAGGATGGTATGGTGCTAGTATGCTTTGTTACGTTACACCTAAAGAGCACTTGGGACTTCCGAACGCAAAAGATGTTAGAGAAGGGATTATTGCCTACAAGATAGCCGCACATGCAGCTGACATTGCTAGAGGAAGAAAAGGAGCACAAGATATTGATGATGCAATGAGTGATGCAAGATACAATTTTGACTGGAAAAAACAGTTTGAGTTGGCACTAGATCCAGATCGTGCCAAAGAGTATCATGACGAAACATTGCCTCAAGATGTATTTAAAGAAGCGGAGTTTTGTTCTATGTGCGGGCCAAAATTTTGCAGTTACAAAATAACTCAAAATATAATGGAAGAACATGGAGCGTAA
- a CDS encoding bifunctional 2-C-methyl-D-erythritol 4-phosphate cytidylyltransferase/2-C-methyl-D-erythritol 2,4-cyclodiphosphate synthase, with the protein MSDLTLVLLGAGESSRFSLKCKKQWLRIENKPLWLYVTKRFESFYKFKKIVITSHKDEIGLMKKFADYEFVEGGDTRQESLLNAINKVNTNYVLVSDIARACIKKEFIEKIVSFLNKVDCVAPYINVSDTVVYKNETIDREKVKLIQTPQLSKTSLLKKALSQNRVFTDESSAIKHFGGKVIYIEGEKGHHKLTFKEDLKYIECLKPPSKEILTGIGFDIHPFDKDRTMFLGGVKITDKFGFKGHSDADVAIHSLIDALLGAAGLGDIGELFPDNDEKYKNIDSKLLLQSVKKLLNVTGYEIINIDLTIIAQKPKILPFKNEMKKVLCEILDIDKNKINIKATTAEKLGFIGREEGVAVQSIANLKYFDWVKATGGFR; encoded by the coding sequence TTGTCTGATTTAACCCTTGTGTTACTTGGTGCAGGAGAATCTTCGAGATTTAGTCTTAAATGTAAAAAACAGTGGTTAAGAATCGAAAATAAGCCACTTTGGCTATATGTTACAAAACGTTTTGAAAGTTTTTATAAATTTAAAAAAATAGTTATTACATCTCATAAAGATGAAATCGGGCTTATGAAAAAGTTTGCAGACTATGAATTTGTAGAGGGTGGTGACACTAGACAAGAGTCTCTTTTAAACGCTATTAATAAAGTAAATACCAATTATGTCTTGGTAAGCGATATAGCTAGAGCGTGTATAAAAAAAGAGTTTATTGAAAAAATAGTCTCTTTTTTAAATAAAGTGGACTGCGTAGCCCCTTATATAAATGTAAGCGATACAGTAGTGTATAAAAATGAAACAATTGATAGAGAAAAGGTTAAACTTATTCAAACTCCTCAATTATCCAAAACGTCGTTACTAAAAAAAGCACTATCACAAAACAGAGTTTTTACCGATGAAAGTAGTGCAATCAAACACTTTGGAGGAAAAGTAATTTATATAGAGGGCGAAAAAGGGCATCATAAACTGACATTTAAAGAAGATCTAAAATATATTGAGTGTTTAAAACCGCCCTCAAAAGAGATTTTAACAGGTATTGGCTTTGATATACACCCTTTTGACAAAGATAGAACTATGTTTCTAGGTGGAGTGAAAATAACCGATAAATTTGGGTTTAAAGGGCACTCTGATGCGGATGTAGCCATACACTCTTTAATAGATGCTCTTTTAGGCGCTGCAGGACTTGGCGATATAGGAGAGCTTTTTCCAGATAATGATGAAAAATATAAAAATATCGACTCAAAACTCCTTTTGCAAAGTGTAAAAAAATTATTAAACGTTACAGGATACGAAATAATAAATATAGATTTGACTATAATTGCCCAGAAACCGAAAATTTTACCTTTTAAAAATGAAATGAAAAAAGTTTTATGCGAAATTCTTGATATCGATAAAAATAAAATAAACATAAAAGCTACTACAGCAGAAAAACTTGGCTTTATTGGTAGAGAAGAAGGAGTGGCTGTACAAAGTATAGCCAATTTAAAATATTTTGACTGGGTCAAAGCTACAGGGGGCTTTAGATGA
- a CDS encoding response regulator, which translates to MKILIVENEIYLAQSIAAKLSEIGHNCEVAATIKDAIKEEHFDAVLLSTNINGQDFYPVIEHYKDSIIILLVSYISNDTVSNPLKAGAKDYILKPFMMEELIRKINHFKEFELIKKENETFKKYLSFSLKGINVEGINTKTKLPLIIKTNYQKYADFFAFEFSKLYGEPFKFYTLSETGALNKIKSEKDTQLLYITDFQVLKKSEKKIFFEIIENKNALISTTDSIEEDLPINYTEIKSDNKIFDRNDILSIDDYVKYIILNYQNKFPDTSLAKKLGISRKSLWEKRKKYEIFKKK; encoded by the coding sequence ATGAAAATATTAATAGTAGAAAACGAAATTTATCTTGCTCAAAGTATTGCCGCAAAACTATCTGAAATCGGACATAATTGTGAAGTTGCGGCAACCATAAAAGATGCGATAAAAGAGGAGCATTTCGACGCTGTTTTGCTATCAACAAATATAAACGGACAAGATTTTTATCCCGTAATTGAGCATTATAAAGACTCTATTATCATTTTACTAGTATCTTACATTAGCAACGATACCGTATCAAACCCTTTAAAAGCCGGAGCTAAAGATTATATATTAAAACCTTTTATGATGGAGGAGCTTATAAGAAAAATCAACCATTTCAAAGAATTTGAACTTATAAAAAAAGAGAATGAAACATTTAAAAAATATCTCTCCTTTTCTTTAAAAGGTATAAATGTAGAAGGGATAAATACAAAAACAAAACTTCCCTTGATTATTAAAACAAACTATCAAAAGTATGCCGATTTTTTTGCTTTTGAATTTTCAAAACTTTATGGAGAGCCTTTTAAGTTTTATACTCTTAGTGAAACGGGGGCTTTAAATAAGATAAAGAGTGAAAAAGATACACAACTACTTTATATTACCGACTTTCAAGTACTTAAAAAGAGTGAAAAAAAGATTTTTTTTGAGATAATAGAAAACAAAAACGCCCTAATATCAACAACAGATTCGATAGAGGAAGATTTACCGATAAACTATACCGAAATAAAAAGTGATAACAAGATTTTTGATAGAAACGACATACTGTCAATAGATGATTATGTTAAATATATCATTTTAAATTATCAAAACAAATTTCCGGATACTTCCCTTGCTAAAAAATTAGGGATTTCTAGAAAAAGTTTGTGGGAGAAGAGGAAAAAGTATGAAATCTTCAAGAAAAAATGA
- a CDS encoding sulfate adenylyltransferase — protein sequence MKSSRKNEKALYIDKEALATLALAKEGLLNPVTHLMAEKEAKEVDEKKIYKGKTFPFSFILAPSGKRNEKVLKNAKPNEILDLVVEGKKVGEISVKEVFKIDPKKRVKNIYGTDDLSHPGVQDTFKRLGNYAISGGYWVDFSEVKKTKDMIKKAKKTIGAKSVAAIMMAAKPLHRAHERLIRLSLENSELIVIFLLKPYSKDEFTYELRFKALNYFVKNYLPKNRVLIVPLENTYIFAGFNEVILDAIVAQNFGCNKLIIGKNHAGVGLYYDKNSIKSVFDTIKGVNIEIETISEFVYCNECKTLVSTNTCPHGSHHHISYNSESILELLKLGILPPAVLVRKEISAIMLSELFPNRFKNLEKLYYNFIPFSGIMEEHSEKDFYIELMKLYQTTSLT from the coding sequence ATGAAATCTTCAAGAAAAAATGAAAAAGCACTTTATATAGACAAAGAAGCATTAGCTACTTTAGCCCTTGCGAAAGAGGGACTTTTAAATCCTGTTACACATCTAATGGCTGAAAAAGAGGCAAAAGAGGTTGATGAAAAAAAGATATACAAAGGCAAAACTTTTCCATTCTCTTTTATTTTAGCTCCTAGTGGAAAAAGGAATGAAAAAGTTTTAAAAAATGCAAAACCCAATGAGATTTTAGATCTTGTTGTTGAGGGTAAAAAAGTAGGAGAAATAAGCGTAAAAGAAGTTTTCAAAATAGATCCAAAAAAGAGAGTTAAAAATATATACGGTACAGATGATCTGTCCCATCCCGGGGTTCAAGATACATTTAAAAGACTTGGAAACTACGCTATAAGCGGAGGATATTGGGTAGATTTTAGCGAAGTAAAAAAGACCAAAGATATGATAAAAAAAGCCAAAAAAACTATTGGAGCCAAGAGTGTAGCTGCAATTATGATGGCTGCAAAACCTCTTCATAGAGCTCATGAAAGACTTATAAGATTAAGCCTTGAAAATAGTGAACTAATAGTTATATTTTTACTTAAACCATACTCAAAAGACGAGTTTACTTACGAGTTAAGATTCAAGGCGCTTAACTATTTTGTAAAAAACTATCTTCCCAAAAACAGAGTCTTGATAGTTCCCTTGGAAAATACTTACATCTTTGCAGGCTTCAACGAGGTGATTTTGGATGCTATAGTAGCCCAAAATTTTGGATGTAACAAATTAATTATCGGTAAAAACCACGCAGGCGTAGGGCTTTATTACGATAAAAACTCTATAAAAAGTGTATTCGACACTATAAAAGGAGTCAATATAGAGATAGAAACCATTAGCGAGTTTGTGTACTGCAACGAATGCAAAACGCTTGTTAGTACAAACACTTGTCCCCATGGAAGTCATCACCATATCTCATACAATAGCGAATCGATTCTCGAACTTCTAAAGCTAGGCATACTGCCGCCGGCCGTTTTAGTAAGAAAAGAGATAAGCGCCATCATGCTAAGCGAGCTTTTTCCAAATAGATTTAAAAACCTTGAAAAGCTATATTATAACTTTATACCTTTTTCGGGTATTATGGAAGAGCACAGTGAAAAGGATTTCTATATAGAGCTTATGAAACTTTATCAAACCACATCCTTAACGTAA
- a CDS encoding phosphatidylglycerophosphatase A family protein, whose protein sequence is MELRKCFLTGCYSGLLPEAPGTWGTLFGAFIALLILQVFPQSTLFLLAILITVIAVREINKYEKEHKTHDDSIIVIDEIAGIWIAISLLPKTSLVWITLAFIFFRVLDISKPSYIGKAEKKFKGGLAVMADDLLAGIFAGLLTGVVYVLWSNLV, encoded by the coding sequence ATGGAACTTAGAAAATGTTTTTTAACAGGCTGCTACAGCGGACTATTACCTGAAGCTCCCGGAACATGGGGAACACTTTTTGGTGCTTTTATCGCCCTCTTGATACTACAAGTTTTTCCCCAATCGACTCTTTTTTTGTTGGCTATTTTAATAACGGTAATAGCCGTTAGAGAGATTAACAAATATGAAAAAGAGCACAAAACCCATGATGATAGTATTATAGTTATAGATGAAATAGCAGGAATATGGATAGCAATAAGCCTTCTTCCTAAAACATCTTTGGTCTGGATAACCTTAGCTTTTATTTTTTTTAGAGTTTTAGATATCTCAAAACCGTCATACATAGGTAAAGCGGAAAAAAAATTTAAAGGCGGCCTAGCGGTAATGGCCGACGATCTACTTGCTGGAATCTTTGCCGGACTTTTAACGGGAGTAGTTTACGTACTATGGAGTAATTTGGTGTGA
- a CDS encoding vWA domain-containing protein, translating to MNIGFDYPLFFLLLLLIPCFFRCKRENIKIYFSKTDFLPKFWLPKKDFLIVSIFILLVASLTSPFLYSFIQTNQKKGRDLVLAIDASGSMGFDMDGKSKFQRVLELSKDFLKKRFDDNIGVVVFGSFAYIASPVTYDLKALNFILDYLDTSIAGNSTAIGEAIYQSIKALEKSNAKNKVLILLTDGYHNSGQISPKEAIKLAKEKNIKIYAIGIGDEFDKKLLQKIASKTKGKMFTAKNSEDLKNIFDELNTLEKSPIRSGNYINKRELFIFPLSIALFLIFYYIIKNRRLT from the coding sequence GTGAATATAGGATTTGATTATCCTCTCTTTTTTCTACTTTTACTATTGATTCCATGTTTTTTTAGATGCAAAAGAGAAAATATAAAAATATACTTTTCAAAAACAGATTTTTTGCCAAAGTTTTGGCTGCCCAAAAAAGATTTTTTAATAGTTTCGATATTTATTCTTCTTGTCGCTTCACTAACTTCGCCTTTTTTATACTCCTTTATTCAAACCAATCAAAAAAAAGGAAGAGATCTGGTTTTAGCCATTGATGCTAGCGGTTCAATGGGCTTTGATATGGACGGCAAAAGCAAATTTCAAAGAGTTTTAGAACTTTCAAAAGATTTTTTAAAAAAGAGATTTGATGATAATATCGGAGTTGTGGTATTTGGCTCTTTTGCCTATATCGCTTCTCCCGTTACTTACGATTTAAAAGCGCTCAATTTTATACTTGATTATCTTGATACGTCCATTGCGGGAAATAGCACGGCAATAGGAGAAGCTATATATCAGTCCATTAAAGCACTTGAAAAGTCAAATGCAAAAAACAAAGTCTTAATTCTTTTAACTGACGGATATCACAATAGCGGACAGATTTCTCCCAAAGAAGCTATAAAACTGGCAAAAGAGAAAAATATAAAAATATATGCCATAGGGATAGGAGATGAGTTTGATAAAAAACTTTTGCAAAAGATAGCCTCCAAGACAAAAGGCAAAATGTTTACCGCCAAAAATAGTGAAGATTTAAAAAATATATTTGATGAACTAAACACCCTAGAAAAGAGTCCTATAAGAAGCGGCAATTATATAAATAAAAGGGAACTGTTTATTTTTCCGTTATCGATTGCGCTTTTTTTAATATTTTACTACATAATTAAAAATAGAAGGTTAACATGA
- a CDS encoding VWA domain-containing protein, translated as MSFLYPWFLAFTLPSLLLFFYIKKKQAKIYFNEKIIIEKSDSKFKLLPIVVVLIFISLARPVIEKSVTDNKSLNTIFIALDVSNSMLARDFKPNRLAQAKKMIKQFISMSDLKTSLIIFTTNPLIITPPTNDKEISKIALDSIDTRYILSKGTDFENLLKFVANFEGEKNLVIFSDGGEFKNSEELIQLAKRNKIKIFGVKVATKEGELIPTDEGFLKDSDNRLVVSRLNPDFIKLSKLSSNEFYDETNYLDILDGIKKIDSKDKEKIYIELFFIPLFIATMIYLYIFTTIFSKIKFIKNLLPLLLIVSLNASVLDEYKIKKGYEKFYEKDYKEAEKIFENLNYLEAKFALGITKIKEGKFPKAIKILKSIKTKDKKIKSKIYFNIAYAYEKMRNYDKAKKFYIKSMQLFPKKSTFKKIENLVFKTNQKKPLLPFSKQKIVPKKSENSKQKSKNAGSANMNLAIKSSSDKGGKKAKNSSISFKKTKSIPVSSKVYELINKGYVNEKNPW; from the coding sequence ATGAGTTTTCTTTATCCATGGTTTTTGGCCTTTACACTGCCTTCACTATTACTCTTTTTTTATATTAAGAAAAAGCAAGCTAAAATATATTTCAATGAAAAGATTATTATTGAAAAAAGTGATTCAAAATTTAAACTTTTACCCATTGTTGTCGTACTTATCTTTATATCTTTAGCCAGACCAGTTATAGAAAAAAGTGTTACGGACAATAAATCTCTAAATACTATTTTTATCGCGCTTGATGTCTCTAACTCAATGCTCGCAAGAGATTTCAAACCAAACAGATTAGCGCAAGCAAAAAAGATGATAAAACAGTTTATAAGTATGTCAGATCTTAAAACCTCTCTTATAATTTTCACAACTAACCCTTTGATCATCACTCCTCCAACAAACGACAAAGAGATATCAAAAATCGCTCTAGATAGTATAGATACAAGATATATTCTCTCAAAAGGAACAGATTTTGAAAATCTTTTAAAATTTGTCGCAAATTTTGAAGGTGAAAAAAATCTTGTAATTTTCAGTGACGGAGGAGAGTTTAAAAATAGCGAAGAGCTAATACAACTTGCAAAAAGAAACAAAATCAAAATATTCGGTGTTAAAGTTGCTACAAAAGAGGGAGAACTTATACCAACTGATGAAGGCTTTTTAAAGGATTCTGACAATAGATTGGTAGTGAGTAGATTAAACCCAGATTTTATCAAGTTATCTAAGCTTAGCAGCAATGAGTTTTATGATGAAACAAATTATCTAGATATTTTAGATGGTATTAAAAAAATAGACTCTAAAGATAAAGAAAAAATCTATATAGAGTTATTTTTTATCCCTCTTTTTATAGCCACAATGATCTATCTTTACATTTTTACTACTATCTTTTCAAAAATAAAATTTATAAAAAATCTCCTGCCTCTACTTCTCATAGTTTCACTAAACGCATCGGTTTTAGATGAGTATAAAATAAAAAAAGGTTATGAAAAATTTTACGAAAAAGATTATAAAGAGGCTGAAAAAATTTTTGAAAACCTTAACTATCTAGAGGCAAAATTCGCTCTTGGCATCACCAAAATAAAAGAGGGAAAATTTCCTAAAGCTATAAAAATATTAAAATCCATAAAAACAAAAGATAAAAAGATAAAATCAAAAATATATTTTAATATCGCATACGCTTATGAAAAGATGAGAAATTATGATAAAGCTAAAAAGTTTTATATAAAATCGATGCAGCTTTTTCCAAAAAAGAGTACTTTTAAAAAAATAGAGAATCTTGTTTTTAAAACAAATCAAAAAAAACCGCTTTTACCCTTTTCTAAACAAAAAATCGTCCCAAAAAAAAGTGAAAACTCAAAACAAAAAAGCAAAAATGCCGGCTCGGCTAATATGAACCTTGCTATAAAAAGTTCTAGCGACAAAGGTGGTAAAAAAGCAAAAAATAGTTCCATCTCCTTTAAAAAAACGAAATCTATTCCCGTTAGTTCAAAAGTGTATGAACTTATAAATAAAGGTTACGTAAATGAAAAAAATCCTTGGTAG
- a CDS encoding BatD family protein, whose amino-acid sequence MKKILGSILIVLKIFAANYQIEISKEDPYIKEPITINLKFFEKKKEEVDWINFEPIKSKNYDVVLLNKKSRDFGYEFLYLVFPLKEGEIKIDYKLRVKKAPFEEIQNKILGTGYEQTTPIEGTIYTIKVEPSILKVKPVKKVELYGNFRIKTFTDKKTAQEYEPIYYTFNITGTGYPPQIKDIFPNKDNLKILKDKPLKKIKYTKNGAQIDYTFQYAIISDKSFTIPSVKFKEFDYKEYLVLKTKPISIEIKKSQIKADKIDDPPKIEPFYKSLVSILKYFAIFFAGSVSGILVYLLLRKEEFEKIMKAKDEKELLAFITVKYPKCLENIKNRLDEAIVNKTDINLLKIKKEIIKEIRKKGCK is encoded by the coding sequence ATGAAAAAAATCCTTGGTAGTATTTTAATTGTTTTAAAAATCTTCGCAGCAAACTATCAGATCGAAATCTCAAAAGAAGATCCATATATCAAAGAGCCGATAACAATCAATCTGAAATTTTTTGAAAAAAAGAAAGAAGAGGTGGACTGGATCAATTTTGAGCCAATAAAAAGTAAAAACTACGATGTAGTTTTATTAAATAAAAAGAGCAGAGATTTCGGATATGAGTTTTTATACCTTGTTTTTCCTCTAAAAGAGGGAGAGATCAAAATAGATTATAAACTTCGCGTAAAAAAAGCGCCTTTCGAAGAGATACAAAACAAAATACTAGGAACAGGCTACGAGCAAACAACTCCCATTGAAGGAACAATTTATACCATAAAGGTTGAACCATCGATTTTAAAGGTAAAACCGGTAAAAAAAGTTGAACTTTACGGCAATTTCCGTATAAAAACTTTCACCGATAAAAAAACGGCCCAAGAGTATGAACCTATATATTATACTTTTAATATAACAGGAACCGGATACCCTCCCCAGATAAAAGATATTTTTCCAAACAAAGACAATCTAAAAATATTAAAAGATAAACCCCTCAAAAAGATAAAATATACCAAAAACGGCGCCCAAATAGACTACACCTTTCAATATGCGATAATATCTGATAAAAGTTTTACAATTCCATCCGTAAAATTTAAAGAGTTCGATTATAAAGAGTATTTAGTTCTAAAGACAAAACCTATTTCTATAGAAATTAAAAAAAGCCAAATCAAAGCAGATAAAATAGACGATCCACCCAAAATAGAGCCATTTTATAAAAGTTTAGTTTCGATTTTAAAATATTTTGCTATCTTTTTTGCAGGCTCTGTTAGTGGGATACTGGTTTATCTGCTTCTTAGAAAAGAAGAGTTTGAAAAAATAATGAAGGCAAAAGATGAAAAAGAGCTTTTAGCTTTTATAACCGTAAAATATCCAAAATGTTTAGAAAATATAAAAAACAGATTAGACGAGGCTATCGTAAATAAAACAGATATAAATCTTTTAAAGATAAAAAAAGAGATAATTAAAGAGATTAGGAAAAAGGGTTGCAAATGA
- a CDS encoding AAA family ATPase, which produces MIFQDIKKEISKIIVGQNEMIESILIALLTQGHLLLEGLPGLAKTTTVNILAKTLGIDFKRVQFTPDLLPSDIIGAQIYDMSKNSFYIKQGPVFTNLLLADEINRAPAKVQSALLEAMQERQVTIAENCYKLPTPFIVMATQNPIEQEGTYSLPEAQLDRFMMKILLDYPDISDEFEILNRAEKNFNIEIKQVADAKTIENAKNEVENVHIDDELKKYILNIVFSTRKHQNLMYGSSPRGSIDLLKTSKAKAYLKGKDFVTPKDILEVVKPTLRHRVILTYEARAKNITPDYILDEIIKELPIP; this is translated from the coding sequence ATGATTTTTCAAGATATAAAAAAAGAGATTTCAAAAATTATTGTGGGACAAAATGAGATGATAGAATCGATTCTCATTGCACTCTTGACCCAAGGGCATCTACTTTTAGAAGGGCTCCCGGGACTTGCAAAAACCACAACCGTCAATATCTTAGCAAAAACACTAGGTATCGATTTTAAAAGAGTACAGTTCACTCCCGATCTTCTTCCAAGCGATATAATCGGAGCCCAAATTTATGATATGTCAAAGAATAGTTTTTATATAAAACAGGGACCCGTTTTTACAAACTTACTGCTAGCAGACGAGATCAACAGAGCGCCTGCTAAAGTTCAAAGCGCTCTGCTTGAAGCTATGCAAGAGAGGCAAGTAACAATTGCTGAAAATTGTTATAAACTTCCAACTCCTTTTATCGTTATGGCTACGCAAAACCCCATTGAGCAAGAAGGTACCTACTCTTTGCCTGAAGCTCAGCTTGATAGGTTTATGATGAAAATATTATTAGACTATCCGGATATTAGTGATGAGTTTGAGATCCTAAACAGAGCCGAAAAAAATTTCAACATAGAAATAAAGCAGGTAGCCGACGCAAAGACGATAGAAAATGCAAAAAATGAGGTTGAAAATGTTCATATAGATGATGAACTTAAAAAATATATACTAAATATAGTCTTTTCAACAAGAAAACATCAAAACTTGATGTATGGAAGCAGTCCGAGAGGAAGTATCGATCTCTTAAAAACTTCAAAAGCCAAAGCCTATCTAAAGGGAAAAGATTTCGTTACACCTAAAGATATACTAGAAGTTGTAAAACCTACTCTGCGCCATAGAGTCATTCTAACGTATGAAGCAAGAGCAAAAAATATCACACCAGATTATATTTTAGATGAGATAATAAAAGAGCTGCCGATACCATAG
- a CDS encoding DUF58 domain-containing protein has product MDIETLIIKTKKEVFSNSVGVYSTNVSGEGYDFLELKEYDFESDAKKIDWLISAKMQKPYVRVNQEEKRRNIVAVFLLSGSLFFGSKRLKIETLLEAFAILGFSSIKSGDIFRSGYILQNSIKLSLPYKNIFNVEEELYNIDSIELVGLKPAFNSINELFYAIKEKSFVIFLGDFLYDIDLTLFSQKHEILAIVARDSIEKGINRGDEAELVDNENFKNISYMLNSKNLKKYGKNIEKELQKNYIKFRENGIGFIEIFDNDEIFIKLQHYFLGK; this is encoded by the coding sequence ATGGATATAGAAACACTTATAATAAAAACTAAAAAAGAGGTTTTTTCAAACTCGGTAGGAGTTTACAGTACAAATGTTAGCGGTGAAGGATACGACTTTTTAGAGCTAAAAGAGTATGATTTTGAGAGTGACGCTAAAAAGATCGACTGGTTAATTTCGGCCAAAATGCAAAAACCCTACGTTCGTGTAAATCAGGAAGAAAAAAGAAGAAATATAGTAGCAGTTTTTCTGTTATCAGGTTCTCTCTTTTTTGGCTCAAAAAGATTAAAAATAGAGACTCTTCTTGAGGCTTTTGCCATTTTAGGCTTTTCATCGATAAAATCAGGAGATATTTTTAGAAGCGGATATATTTTACAAAACAGTATAAAACTATCTTTACCTTATAAAAACATTTTTAATGTGGAAGAAGAGTTATATAACATAGATTCAATAGAGTTAGTAGGTTTAAAGCCTGCCTTTAACTCTATAAACGAACTCTTTTATGCAATAAAAGAGAAATCTTTTGTTATATTTTTAGGAGATTTTCTATATGATATAGATTTAACGCTTTTTAGCCAAAAACATGAAATATTAGCCATTGTAGCAAGAGACAGTATAGAAAAAGGCATCAACAGGGGCGATGAAGCTGAACTTGTGGATAACGAAAACTTTAAAAACATAAGCTATATGCTAAATAGTAAAAATTTAAAAAAATATGGTAAAAATATCGAAAAAGAGCTACAAAAAAATTATATAAAGTTTAGAGAAAACGGGATAGGTTTTATTGAAATTTTTGATAATGATGAAATTTTTATAAAACTTCAACACTATTTTTTAGGAAAATAA
- the cas2 gene encoding CRISPR-associated endonuclease Cas2, with the protein MKSYKYNYVFLMYDIADEESEAGKYRVAKVFKICKRYLSHHQKSVFRGEITPANLLKLIKELKTVIDEELDYISIIKLPNASSFCEEKIGTKKIDGESIFI; encoded by the coding sequence GTGAAGAGTTATAAGTATAACTACGTTTTTTTGATGTATGATATTGCGGATGAAGAGAGTGAAGCGGGAAAATATAGAGTGGCAAAAGTATTTAAAATATGCAAAAGATATCTTTCTCACCATCAAAAAAGCGTATTTAGAGGAGAGATAACTCCAGCAAATCTTTTAAAGTTAATAAAAGAGTTAAAAACCGTTATAGATGAAGAGTTAGATTATATTTCGATTATAAAGCTTCCAAATGCATCCTCATTTTGCGAAGAGAAAATAGGTACAAAAAAAATTGACGGCGAATCTATTTTTATTTAG